Proteins encoded by one window of Cyclobacteriaceae bacterium:
- a CDS encoding ATP-binding protein, with protein sequence MNIDWIKLRPFNGDIKNGFEELVCQLARAESVKDKQQFIRVAAPDGGVEAYCILKNGDEYGWQAKYFSSMGDSQWTQIEDSFKTAFAKHPNLKKYFVCTPLDRQDPRIVTKKGTVVKHFMDVWKEKVADWEAFSAASGRKIEFEYWGNSELFDRLNKPENEGKLRYWFGQEEFSDNWFKQKLEESILNLGKRYTPEINFDLPIAKVFEGLSRDEYFKRQFLSHLGDLLKNYNKAVSHVKADEVKDSVLKIDTLINQFRQSCEQIDFEEISIIQHEELSTVLESCKEVIENLIYKFYELDSKKEAETKSKKEYVSETNSYGWDIEYFRKLSGSIYDFTDFLRGSVVSLSNNPFLILKGEAGIGKSHLLADVAKKREARNQFTILLLGQQFSTTEDPWSQILKLLQIECKRDTFLAALNSKAESTGARVLIFIDAINEGEGKAIWKNHMASFIAAVKRFPNLGVVFSLRTSYEKLLIPDVVKEQKQVTRITHYGFANHEYEASKLYFENYKIKQPSIPLLHPEFSNPLFLKLFCEGLFKKGLHEIPDGYEGISTIINFFLDTINDKVSDKHNQPRKLNNQLTDVSTFASHTIPSTDQSLQKSFHLSHADKIELKKSPPLLKIKNTQPHRPTRHRQFFLRRVSAGTLRYTGTNPINKELFLLSHECT encoded by the coding sequence ATGAATATTGACTGGATAAAATTAAGACCTTTTAATGGTGATATAAAAAATGGCTTTGAGGAACTTGTTTGTCAATTAGCAAGAGCTGAGAGTGTAAAGGACAAACAACAGTTTATCAGAGTTGCCGCACCTGATGGTGGTGTTGAAGCATACTGCATTTTGAAAAATGGTGATGAATATGGATGGCAAGCCAAATATTTTTCTTCAATGGGAGATTCTCAATGGACACAGATTGAAGATTCATTTAAGACCGCTTTTGCAAAACATCCAAATCTCAAGAAATACTTTGTATGCACTCCTCTTGACAGACAAGACCCGAGGATTGTTACAAAGAAAGGAACTGTGGTTAAACACTTCATGGATGTATGGAAAGAAAAAGTTGCAGACTGGGAGGCATTTTCAGCAGCGAGCGGAAGAAAAATAGAATTTGAGTATTGGGGAAACTCGGAATTGTTTGACCGCTTAAACAAACCTGAAAACGAAGGTAAACTTCGTTACTGGTTTGGACAGGAAGAGTTTTCTGACAACTGGTTTAAACAAAAACTTGAAGAAAGCATTCTCAATCTTGGTAAACGCTATACTCCCGAAATAAATTTTGATTTACCAATAGCAAAAGTTTTTGAAGGGCTTTCAAGAGATGAATATTTTAAAAGACAATTCTTATCACATCTTGGAGATTTACTAAAGAATTACAACAAAGCAGTTTCGCATGTAAAAGCCGATGAGGTAAAAGATTCGGTTCTAAAAATAGATACCTTAATTAATCAGTTCCGACAATCTTGTGAGCAAATTGACTTTGAAGAAATCAGTATCATTCAGCATGAGGAACTGTCGACTGTTTTGGAATCATGCAAAGAGGTAATTGAAAATTTGATTTACAAGTTTTATGAACTTGATTCAAAAAAGGAAGCAGAAACAAAAAGTAAAAAAGAATATGTAAGCGAAACAAATAGTTATGGTTGGGACATTGAGTATTTCAGAAAGTTAAGCGGTTCAATTTATGACTTTACAGATTTTCTTCGCGGCTCAGTTGTCAGTTTATCAAACAATCCGTTTCTTATTCTAAAAGGTGAAGCTGGCATTGGTAAATCTCACTTGTTAGCAGATGTTGCAAAAAAGAGAGAGGCAAGAAATCAGTTTACGATTCTTCTACTTGGGCAACAATTCTCAACAACCGAAGACCCGTGGAGTCAAATCTTAAAGCTTCTACAAATTGAATGTAAACGAGACACTTTCTTAGCAGCTCTCAACTCAAAAGCAGAATCAACAGGAGCAAGAGTTCTAATTTTTATTGATGCGATTAACGAGGGGGAAGGAAAAGCCATTTGGAAAAACCACATGGCAAGTTTTATTGCAGCAGTAAAACGATTCCCAAACTTAGGGGTTGTTTTTAGTTTGAGAACTTCTTATGAGAAACTTTTAATACCTGATGTAGTCAAGGAACAAAAACAAGTAACAAGAATTACTCACTATGGTTTTGCAAATCATGAATACGAAGCATCAAAATTATATTTTGAGAACTACAAGATTAAACAGCCAAGTATTCCACTACTGCATCCTGAATTTTCAAATCCTCTATTCTTGAAATTGTTTTGCGAAGGGTTATTCAAGAAAGGACTTCATGAAATCCCTGATGGATATGAAGGAATTTCTACCATCATTAATTTTTTCTTGGACACCATTAATGACAAGGTTTCCGACAAACATAATCAGCCAAGAAAACTGAATAACCAGCTCACAGATGTAAGCACATTTGCAAGCCACACAATCCCAAGCACAGACCAAAGCTTGCAAAAGAGCTTCCACCTTTCCCACGCGGACAAAATTGAATTAAAAAAATCTCCTCCCCTTCTGAAAATAAAAAATACTCAACCGCACAGACCAACACGACACAGACAATTCTTTCTTCGCAGAGTCTCCGCAGGGACTCTGCGCTACACGGGCACCAATCCTATAAATAAAGAGTTATTTTTATTATCACATGAGTGTACGTAA
- a CDS encoding DUF2200 domain-containing protein — MKATASHDERIATMTFASVYPHYVTKVERKGRTKEELHEVIAWLTGFDNKKLQELIEKKATFEVFFQQAKLNPNANLITGVICGYRVEEIENPLTQKVRYLDKLVDELAKGKKMEKILREP; from the coding sequence ATGAAAGCCACCGCCTCACACGATGAACGCATTGCAACCATGACGTTCGCTTCCGTATACCCGCACTACGTTACCAAAGTGGAGCGCAAGGGCAGAACGAAAGAGGAGCTGCACGAGGTAATAGCCTGGCTAACGGGTTTTGATAACAAGAAGCTACAGGAGCTGATAGAAAAGAAGGCAACGTTTGAAGTCTTCTTTCAACAAGCAAAACTAAACCCGAACGCAAACCTCATTACGGGTGTCATCTGTGGTTATCGGGTGGAGGAAATTGAAAACCCGCTCACGCAAAAGGTACGGTATTTAGATAAGCTGGTGGATGAGCTGGCAAAGGGAAAGAAGATGGAAAAAATACTTAGAGAACCATGA
- a CDS encoding DUF4350 domain-containing protein produces the protein MRKASTPLISFLLLLLSVLAFAQQVADTVYNPIISNPVYAKAQGPIVLIDEAHGNFHTLSRRYKPFARLLEKDGYVVRASAEPFTTDQLRTGKILVIANALHVDNQQRWTLPTPSAFTETEIDVVNNWVKEGGSLFLIADHMPFPGAAEALAASFGFKFYNGFAMKNGGGKDIFSIGKGLTESVITNGRDKKEAVTSLQSFTGQAFEIPDGAHAIITLNSTYRMLMPQTAWEFTKDTPAIPAENLVQGAYMNYGKGRVVIFGEAAMFTAQRQGKNKAGMNQESAAQNFQFLLNVMHWLDGILD, from the coding sequence ATGCGCAAAGCAAGCACTCCACTAATTTCATTTTTATTACTCTTGCTATCCGTATTGGCATTTGCCCAGCAAGTGGCCGACACGGTATACAATCCAATCATTTCAAATCCGGTTTATGCAAAAGCCCAAGGCCCAATTGTATTAATCGATGAGGCGCATGGTAACTTTCATACATTAAGCAGAAGATATAAACCATTTGCCCGGCTACTTGAAAAAGATGGTTACGTTGTGAGGGCTTCTGCAGAACCTTTTACAACCGATCAATTGCGTACCGGAAAAATTCTTGTTATCGCGAACGCCTTACATGTAGATAATCAACAACGCTGGACACTACCCACGCCATCAGCCTTTACAGAAACTGAAATTGACGTTGTAAACAATTGGGTAAAAGAAGGTGGTAGTCTTTTTTTGATTGCTGACCACATGCCGTTTCCGGGTGCTGCAGAAGCATTAGCCGCATCGTTCGGGTTTAAATTTTACAATGGCTTTGCCATGAAGAACGGTGGAGGAAAAGATATTTTCTCTATTGGAAAAGGATTAACCGAAAGCGTGATCACAAATGGAAGAGACAAAAAGGAGGCTGTTACATCACTGCAAAGTTTTACCGGGCAGGCATTTGAAATACCCGATGGTGCCCACGCCATTATAACACTGAATTCAACGTACCGGATGCTGATGCCCCAAACTGCCTGGGAGTTTACTAAAGACACACCCGCTATCCCGGCCGAAAACCTGGTACAGGGAGCGTACATGAACTATGGAAAAGGACGGGTTGTCATTTTTGGTGAAGCTGCCATGTTTACCGCGCAACGGCAGGGGAAAAACAAAGCAGGGATGAATCAGGAAAGTGCCGCTCAAAATTTTCAGTTCCTGCTAAACGTTATGCATTGGCTTGACGGCATCCTTGATTAA
- a CDS encoding ectonucleotide pyrophosphatase/phosphodiesterase produces the protein MRFIFWLFLSIGFAACAQQKDRPYVILISFDGFRNDYVTKYNLPNFKQFIKNGAAAEGLIPSFPSKTFPNHYTLVTGLYPGHHGLVDNYFYDKELALAYTMRNRDMVENPKFYGGTPLWQLAQQQGLKSASCFWVGSEAPVQGEFPTYYFKYNESMPNTKRVEQVIDWLKLPKKERPQFISLYFSLVDSEGHSTGPNSEELKNTVLEADSLLGYLMQGLKKIKLPVNVILVSDHGMYELEQKEETYITLSKILNMADTTVRIVNGGTQAHLYTTQVDSLYNALKAVEENFVVFRREDFPARWNYNHMRVGDVMLVANPGHYIQINSRNFGRLQSPVFGVHGYDPDEVPEMQGIFYAHGPNVKAGTTVPAFKNVHVYPFIALLLGLTPPKTDGDANVLQPVYKK, from the coding sequence ATGCGCTTCATTTTCTGGCTTTTCCTGTCAATCGGATTTGCTGCCTGTGCCCAGCAAAAAGATCGACCCTATGTCATCCTCATTTCGTTTGATGGCTTCCGTAACGATTACGTTACCAAATACAACCTGCCGAACTTTAAACAGTTCATTAAAAACGGTGCCGCTGCCGAAGGCTTGATTCCGTCCTTTCCGAGCAAGACATTTCCGAATCACTACACACTCGTTACCGGGTTATACCCCGGGCATCACGGACTGGTCGATAATTATTTTTACGACAAGGAGCTTGCACTCGCCTATACCATGCGCAACCGCGACATGGTGGAGAACCCGAAATTTTACGGAGGTACACCGCTGTGGCAACTGGCGCAACAACAAGGTTTAAAATCTGCTTCCTGTTTTTGGGTTGGATCGGAAGCCCCCGTGCAGGGCGAGTTTCCAACATATTACTTTAAGTACAACGAAAGCATGCCGAACACAAAACGTGTTGAGCAGGTGATCGATTGGTTGAAACTGCCGAAGAAAGAACGGCCACAATTTATCTCGCTGTATTTTTCGTTGGTGGATTCGGAAGGACACAGCACCGGGCCCAACTCGGAAGAGCTGAAGAACACCGTGCTGGAAGCCGACAGTTTACTCGGTTACCTGATGCAGGGATTAAAGAAAATAAAACTTCCGGTCAATGTTATCCTCGTTTCCGATCATGGCATGTATGAGCTGGAACAGAAAGAAGAGACATACATTACGTTAAGCAAAATTTTAAACATGGCCGACACTACGGTGCGCATTGTGAATGGTGGCACACAGGCGCATTTGTATACAACTCAGGTTGACTCGCTTTACAATGCCCTGAAAGCGGTGGAGGAAAACTTTGTGGTGTTCAGGCGTGAAGATTTTCCTGCGCGATGGAATTACAACCACATGCGCGTGGGCGATGTGATGCTGGTAGCCAACCCCGGCCACTACATTCAAATTAACAGCCGCAACTTTGGCCGCCTGCAATCACCGGTGTTTGGTGTGCACGGCTACGACCCCGATGAAGTACCTGAGATGCAAGGCATTTTTTATGCACACGGTCCGAATGTAAAGGCCGGCACAACCGTACCTGCTTTTAAAAATGTGCATGTGTATCCATTTATTGCTTTGTTATTGGGGTTAACGCCACCCAAAACGGATGGCGATGCAAACGTGCTGCAGCCGGTTTATAAAAAGTAA
- a CDS encoding TonB-dependent receptor: MAAKIGIFYENTPINLVYLLVLQVIGRLSTIVKCCLVVRASNIIIIRLLIVTFTLFSGVVLHAQDADSVRQLSEVVIRAYAYNRSLDDVPATVNKIGPVDLQRFAAGTFVQAVNTIPGARLEERSPGSYRISIRGSTLRSPFGVRNVKVYWNELPLTDPGGNTYFNQLDPAMIGSMEIIKGPGSSLYGAGTGGVLLLESIKPKTGNALHAGLQLGSFGNELFSFSVETGEEKFSQHTQVLHHQADGYRDHTRMSRDVVNHAFQVDLSEDQSLKTFIFYSDLFYETPGGLTLNEFKDNPRQARPATAMFPGAVQQNARVHLQSFYTGVSHEYRFSKKLQNKTGVYGNLVKFENAAIRNFDHRNEQNLGARSVTVFNHQVNDVQISALGGGEFQWGFLPTKSYENINGAEGLLLADDEASVLQYSVFGQAELRWKKVNLTTGLSYNAQRLKFHRLSDVGSVPEQLNYDPVFMPRVAMLVKPTNQLGIFGSVSSGFSPPTLAEINASNGIFNRELEPERGMNYELGLRVKLVENRLRIEATAYDFNLRETIVIRRDEDGAEFFVNAGKTDQKGIELALQYAVALSETNFINGVNFWSNYSLNRYRFKDYIKDEDDFSGNELTGTPGFVWSAGVDITLRSGVYMRLTNLYTDALPLNDANSVYADSYYLLGARAGYQHKRFEIYLGGENVLDERYSLGNDLNAAGGRFYNVAAGRSFYGGVKVNVSF; this comes from the coding sequence ATGGCCGCGAAGATCGGCATTTTTTATGAAAATACCCCGATAAATCTTGTGTATTTGCTTGTATTACAGGTTATTGGGCGATTATCCACAATTGTAAAATGTTGTTTGGTTGTGCGGGCGAGTAACATCATCATCATCAGGTTACTGATCGTAACCTTCACCTTGTTTTCGGGTGTTGTTTTGCATGCGCAAGATGCGGATTCGGTTCGCCAACTCAGCGAGGTGGTGATTCGTGCATATGCTTACAACCGCTCGTTGGATGACGTGCCCGCCACGGTGAACAAGATCGGCCCGGTTGACTTGCAACGTTTTGCTGCGGGTACGTTTGTGCAGGCGGTGAATACCATTCCGGGTGCACGCCTGGAAGAACGTTCACCGGGCAGCTACAGAATTTCCATTCGCGGCAGTACGCTGCGTTCGCCCTTCGGTGTGCGCAATGTAAAAGTGTATTGGAATGAGTTACCGCTTACCGATCCGGGAGGCAACACATACTTCAACCAACTCGATCCGGCCATGATCGGCTCGATGGAAATTATTAAAGGACCGGGCTCCAGTTTGTACGGAGCAGGCACAGGTGGCGTGTTGTTGCTGGAAAGCATTAAACCAAAAACGGGCAATGCGCTTCATGCTGGCTTGCAACTCGGTTCGTTTGGCAATGAGTTGTTTTCATTTTCAGTTGAAACCGGAGAAGAAAAATTCAGTCAGCATACGCAGGTGTTGCACCACCAGGCCGATGGCTACCGCGATCACACACGCATGTCGCGTGATGTGGTGAACCACGCCTTTCAGGTTGATCTTTCGGAAGATCAAAGTTTGAAGACGTTCATCTTTTACAGCGATTTGTTTTATGAAACTCCGGGTGGGTTAACGTTGAATGAATTCAAGGATAACCCGCGCCAGGCGCGACCGGCAACAGCGATGTTTCCCGGAGCGGTTCAGCAGAATGCGCGGGTTCATTTACAGTCGTTTTATACAGGCGTGAGTCATGAGTATCGGTTTTCAAAAAAATTACAGAACAAAACAGGCGTGTATGGCAACCTGGTAAAATTTGAAAATGCAGCCATTCGAAATTTCGATCATCGCAACGAACAAAATTTGGGTGCACGTTCGGTAACGGTTTTCAATCATCAGGTTAACGATGTTCAAATTTCCGCATTGGGTGGTGGCGAATTTCAATGGGGATTTTTACCGACCAAGTCGTACGAAAATATAAACGGAGCGGAGGGATTGTTATTAGCCGATGATGAAGCATCGGTTTTGCAGTACAGCGTTTTTGGTCAGGCTGAATTGCGCTGGAAAAAAGTTAACCTCACCACCGGGTTGAGTTACAACGCGCAGCGGTTGAAGTTTCATCGCTTGTCGGATGTGGGAAGTGTACCGGAGCAATTGAATTACGATCCGGTATTCATGCCGCGCGTGGCGATGTTGGTTAAGCCAACAAACCAGTTGGGAATTTTTGGAAGCGTAAGCAGCGGATTTTCACCACCCACGCTCGCGGAGATTAATGCATCAAATGGAATTTTTAATCGTGAGCTTGAACCTGAACGCGGCATGAATTATGAATTGGGTTTACGGGTGAAGCTGGTTGAAAATCGTTTACGCATAGAGGCTACGGCCTACGATTTTAATTTACGGGAAACCATTGTGATCAGGCGCGATGAAGACGGAGCAGAATTTTTTGTGAATGCAGGAAAGACGGATCAGAAGGGAATTGAATTGGCGCTTCAGTATGCTGTTGCTTTAAGCGAAACAAATTTTATTAATGGTGTAAATTTTTGGTCGAACTATTCACTGAACCGCTATCGCTTTAAAGATTACATCAAAGACGAGGATGATTTTTCCGGCAACGAATTAACGGGCACACCTGGGTTTGTGTGGAGCGCGGGTGTTGATATTACGTTGCGGTCTGGTGTATACATGCGGCTTACAAACTTATACACCGATGCTTTACCGCTGAATGATGCCAACAGTGTTTATGCCGACAGTTATTACCTGTTAGGTGCGCGTGCAGGTTATCAGCACAAGCGATTTGAAATTTATTTAGGCGGAGAAAATGTATTGGATGAGCGCTACAGTTTGGGTAACGATTTGAACGCTGCAGGTGGAAGGTTTTACAATGTTGCAGCCGGACGAAGTTTTTATGGCGGGGTGAAGGTTAATGTTTCGTTTTAA
- a CDS encoding type II toxin-antitoxin system RelE/ParE family toxin encodes MAKQVIWSTRAQNDRKQILEYWRSRNKSNTYSKKLDQRFREAINIIRDYSQIGKQTDDQKVRIKIVKDYLLVYEETSDSIIVLTIWDSRQDPKKLEKILKS; translated from the coding sequence ATGGCTAAACAAGTAATTTGGTCCACAAGGGCTCAAAATGACAGGAAACAAATTTTAGAATACTGGAGGAGCCGAAACAAATCCAACACCTACAGCAAAAAACTCGATCAAAGGTTCAGAGAGGCAATCAATATCATCAGAGATTATTCTCAAATAGGCAAGCAAACGGATGATCAAAAAGTGAGAATTAAAATTGTAAAGGACTATCTTCTTGTATACGAAGAAACCAGTGATTCAATAATTGTTCTAACAATATGGGATAGCAGACAGGACCCTAAAAAGCTTGAAAAGATTCTGAAGTCATAG
- a CDS encoding DUF1801 domain-containing protein: MKPSKKSVDEIIADLPKHEQVVVKRLRSLILECLPKATEKNSYGVPFYTRNRMICLIWPPSIYWGPKKSDYQEKGVTLGFCQGNLFANEDGALLAEGRKQVYCMYFHRVDEINEEQIRALLFEADLIDQQFRKPNRNRGRKSTPKTD; encoded by the coding sequence ATGAAACCCTCGAAAAAATCCGTTGATGAAATTATTGCCGACCTGCCCAAGCACGAACAGGTGGTGGTGAAACGATTGCGTTCACTCATTCTGGAATGCCTGCCGAAAGCCACAGAGAAAAACAGTTACGGAGTTCCTTTCTACACACGCAACCGCATGATCTGCCTCATCTGGCCGCCCAGCATTTATTGGGGTCCGAAGAAAAGTGACTACCAAGAAAAAGGTGTCACCCTTGGTTTTTGTCAGGGCAATTTGTTTGCCAATGAAGATGGTGCCTTATTGGCCGAAGGCCGTAAGCAGGTTTACTGCATGTACTTCCATCGGGTTGATGAAATCAATGAAGAACAAATTCGTGCGCTGTTGTTCGAAGCTGATCTGATTGATCAGCAGTTTAGGAAACCTAACAGAAATCGGGGTAGAAAATCGACACCAAAAACTGATTAA
- a CDS encoding fructosamine kinase family protein, with product MFEKESRGLKLLGGTNCIDVPEVIHVGETDNLQFIILSFVKSGRRAKDYWLLLGEQLANLHRNTNTHFGLDHDNYIGSLSQKNKQKENWIEFFIQHRLEAQLSIAAQNRKITSDIRKQFDVLYKKLPDLLPQEKPTLLHGDLWNGNVMVNEKGEPTLIDPAVYYGHREAELAFTQLFGGFEPEFYQAYHEAFPVAKGFASRANLYNLYPLLVHVNLFGGGYLQQIVNILRKHV from the coding sequence ATGTTTGAGAAGGAAAGCAGGGGATTGAAATTACTAGGAGGCACAAACTGCATCGATGTTCCGGAAGTTATTCATGTTGGTGAGACAGATAATCTTCAGTTCATCATCCTGTCGTTTGTAAAGTCTGGCAGGCGTGCAAAAGATTATTGGTTGTTGTTGGGAGAGCAATTGGCAAACCTGCATCGAAATACCAACACCCATTTTGGTTTGGATCACGACAACTACATCGGGTCGTTGAGTCAAAAAAATAAACAGAAAGAAAATTGGATTGAGTTTTTTATTCAGCACAGGTTGGAAGCACAACTATCAATAGCAGCGCAAAACAGAAAAATCACATCAGACATTCGCAAGCAATTTGATGTGTTGTATAAAAAACTTCCGGATTTACTTCCGCAGGAAAAGCCGACCTTACTTCATGGTGATTTGTGGAATGGCAATGTAATGGTAAATGAAAAGGGTGAACCAACCCTTATCGATCCGGCTGTATACTACGGCCATCGCGAAGCCGAGCTGGCCTTTACGCAATTGTTTGGTGGGTTTGAGCCTGAATTTTATCAGGCTTATCACGAAGCTTTTCCGGTTGCGAAAGGATTTGCTTCCCGTGCTAATCTCTACAACCTGTACCCGTTGCTGGTGCATGTAAATTTGTTTGGGGGCGGGTATTTACAGCAGATAGTGAATATTTTGAGGAAGCATGTTTAG